From Fundidesulfovibrio terrae, a single genomic window includes:
- the cdaA gene encoding diadenylate cyclase CdaA: MTDWIKEILSYAPISWREVLDILLVAVLFYRLILLVRGTRAVSVLHGIIVVVVAYYLSGEFGLFTLHWLLTNFLSSFFLVMVILFQADIRKALSQVGLRWFGGANTAARDADRAHELAEALGALAKRRMGALVVLERGMPLGDIMARGVELSTRLSADALLTIFHRETPLHDGALVARGDQVAAVACILPLATYQSLPASFGTRHRAAVGVTEESDALALVVSEERGEIRAAQGGKLSEPLDQDALVKLLLAKWVERQ, from the coding sequence GTGACGGACTGGATCAAGGAAATTCTCTCGTACGCTCCCATCAGCTGGAGGGAGGTCCTGGACATCCTGCTGGTCGCGGTGCTCTTCTATCGGTTGATCCTGCTGGTGCGGGGCACGCGTGCCGTCTCCGTGCTGCACGGCATCATCGTGGTCGTGGTGGCGTACTACCTCTCCGGCGAATTCGGGCTCTTCACCCTGCACTGGCTGCTGACCAATTTCCTGAGTTCCTTCTTCCTGGTCATGGTCATCCTGTTCCAGGCGGACATCCGCAAGGCGCTGTCCCAGGTGGGGCTTCGCTGGTTCGGCGGCGCGAACACCGCCGCGCGCGACGCCGACCGGGCGCATGAGTTGGCCGAGGCGCTCGGCGCGCTGGCCAAGCGCAGGATGGGCGCGCTGGTGGTGCTGGAACGGGGCATGCCGCTCGGCGATATCATGGCCAGGGGCGTTGAACTCTCCACCAGGCTCTCCGCGGACGCCCTGCTGACGATCTTCCACCGCGAAACGCCGCTGCACGACGGGGCGCTGGTGGCGCGCGGCGATCAGGTGGCGGCGGTGGCCTGCATCCTGCCCCTGGCGACATATCAATCCCTGCCTGCGTCCTTCGGCACGCGTCATCGGGCGGCCGTGGGCGTCACCGAGGAATCCGACGCCCTGGCCCTTGTTGTCTCCGAGGAGCGCGGCGAGATCCGGGCGGCCCAGGGCGGCAAGCTCTCCGAGCCCCTGGACCAGGACGCACTGGTGAAACTCCTCTTGGCCAAATGGGTGGAAAGACAGTGA